ATTCGATAAAACAACGGAATTATGAAAGAAGGGAGGTGCCCGAAGGCACCTTGAATGGTTTATCAGTAGGAGATTCCCTGCCAGAGCATGGCGTTGGCGACCTTCTCGAATCCGGCGATGTTTGCACCGGCGACGAGGTTGCCCTCCATGCCGTACTTCTTAGCGGCCTCGGAGGCCTGCTTGTAGATCTCGACCATGATGTCGTGGAGCTTTGCATCGACCTCATCGAATGTCCATGCGAGCCTCTGGCTGTTCTGACTCATCTCGAGTGCAGATGTGGCTACTCCACCGGCGTTGGCTGCCTTGGCAGGTCCGAAGAGGACTCCTGCCTTCTGGAATGCTGCAACTGCACCAGGGGTGCTGGGCATGTTGGCTCCCTCGGCGACTGCCTTGACGCCGTTCTTGATCAGGATCTTTGCGGACTTCTCGTCCAGCTCGTTCTGTGTCGCACAGGGGAGTGCGATGTCGCAGGGAATGGTCCAGATACCGGAGCAACCCTCTGTGTACTTGGCGGTCTTGGAGTAGTTGACGTAGGTCTTGATCCTGTCCCTCTTGACCTCCTTGATCTCCTTCATGATCTTGTAGTCGATTCCCTTGGGGTCGTAGATGTAACCGTTGGAATCTGAGACCGCAACGACCTTTGCACCCAGCTGGGTTGCCTTCTGGCAGGCGTATGTTGCGACGTTTCCGGATCCGGAGATGACGACCGTCTTCTTCTTGAAGGAATCCTTCTTGGCCTTCAGCATCTCCTCGGTGAAGTAGCAGAGACCGTATCCTGTGGCCTCTGTCCTTGCGAGTGATCCTCCGCAGGGGATTGCCTTTCCGGTGAGCACTCCGGTGAACTCGTTCTGGAGCCTCTTGTACTGTCCGAACATGTAACCGATCTCTCTTCCGCCAACTCCGATGTCTCCAGCGGGAACGTCGGTGTCTGCACCGATGTGCTTGGCGAGCTCTGTCATGAAGGACTGGCAGAAGCGCATGACCTCTGCATCGGACTTGCCCTTGGGGTCGAAATCCGATCCTCCCTTTCCTCCTCCGATCGGGAGTGTGGTCAAGCTGTTCTTGAAGATCTGCTCGAATCCGAGGAACTTCAGGATCGACAGGTTGACTGAGGGGTGCAGCCTGAGTCCACCCTTGTAGGGTCCGATTGCGGAGTTGAACTGTACACGGTATCCGCGGTTTACCTGGACCTTGCCCTTGTCATCCATCCACGATACGCGGAACATAATGATCCTCTCGGGCTCTACAATCCTCTCGATAATTCCAGCTTCCTGGAGCTCGGGCCTCGCCTTGACGACGGGCTCAAGGGACTCCAGCACTTCCTTGACCGCCTGGAGGAACTCGGGCTGGTCCTTGTTGCGCTGCTCCAGACCGGCATAGACTTCCTTCAGGTACTTGTTCTTGATAGCCATGTTCTTCACCTGGTTACAGAAATATTGTCTTATTATCCCTGCAATCAGCTCATGAAAATCATATAATAAAAAAGAAACCCCACGAAAGATTTCTCGGTAAATCCATTTGTTTTTCAGGTAACAACTGCGAAAAAACCATGTCCGATATCGGTCACAATTCTTTACGGGATTCGAATTTTATAGGGGCAGACCGTACATCGGAATCGGCGGGAATGCCGCCGGGAGATGACGGAATGAGGAAGAAGGACCTAGAGATGACCCTGCAGAGGGTGAGGAACTTCGAGGATCCCGATCCGGCATTGGAACAGTACATGACCCCGGCCACAATAGCTTCGGACATCCTCTTCGACGCCTACAGCAAAGGAGACATCGAAGGCCTGAAGGTCGTGGATCTGGGATGCGGCACAGGGATGTTCTCCATAGGCTCATTCCTTCTTGGTGCTTCGCAGGTCATCGGCTTCGACATCTCTGAATCGGCCCTGAGGGTTGCTGAATCCAACAGGGAGGA
The nucleotide sequence above comes from Methanomassiliicoccales archaeon LGM-RCC1. Encoded proteins:
- the gdhA gene encoding NADP-specific glutamate dehydrogenase, with amino-acid sequence MAIKNKYLKEVYAGLEQRNKDQPEFLQAVKEVLESLEPVVKARPELQEAGIIERIVEPERIIMFRVSWMDDKGKVQVNRGYRVQFNSAIGPYKGGLRLHPSVNLSILKFLGFEQIFKNSLTTLPIGGGKGGSDFDPKGKSDAEVMRFCQSFMTELAKHIGADTDVPAGDIGVGGREIGYMFGQYKRLQNEFTGVLTGKAIPCGGSLARTEATGYGLCYFTEEMLKAKKDSFKKKTVVISGSGNVATYACQKATQLGAKVVAVSDSNGYIYDPKGIDYKIMKEIKEVKRDRIKTYVNYSKTAKYTEGCSGIWTIPCDIALPCATQNELDEKSAKILIKNGVKAVAEGANMPSTPGAVAAFQKAGVLFGPAKAANAGGVATSALEMSQNSQRLAWTFDEVDAKLHDIMVEIYKQASEAAKKYGMEGNLVAGANIAGFEKVANAMLWQGISY